One Clupea harengus chromosome 12, Ch_v2.0.2, whole genome shotgun sequence DNA segment encodes these proteins:
- the ca9 gene encoding carbonic anhydrase 9 isoform X2 has protein sequence MLRNAFLTALFIHGLVVNAASSSSSSEEDDGSSEHENEEHKKAHSHHWGYTDQLSWGSVFNDCNGQSQSPIDINTNTAIYDAQLPSIKLAGYDLTDNTALTLLNNGHTLQLSLPGSMRVVSGFDRIYHAAQLHFHWGSVEEPGSEHTIDNVHFPAEIHVVHYNSKYANLSEAATKEDGLAVLGAFIGIGLHENENYEKILSALTDVSLEETKTEIPGFNVRHLLPNSLERFYRYTGSLTTPPCFQTVNWTMFNDTITVSRKQLAALEDTLKMEQNQLLSKNFRAPQLLHGRRVVSSFSASPEPQGPKIIPLTEAGPGTRVRASTGAGLAGLSRGDILAIAFGALFAVTLLAFSTYAYQQRKKYSKFKKDSRQNVIYKPATKEEA, from the exons ATGCTACGGAACGCCTTTCTTACGGCCCTCTTCATCCACGGTCTGGTGGTGAAtgcagcctcttcctcttcatcatcgGAGGAAGATGACGGTAGCAGCGAACACGAGAATGAAGAACACAAAA AAGCACACTCACATCACTGGGGTTACACTG ATCAGCTCTCGTGGGGCTCCGTCTTCAACGACTGCAATGGACAATCCCAGTCTCCCATcgacatcaacaccaacacagcCATCTATGATGCCCAATTGCCCTCTATTAAACTGGCTGGCTATGACCTGACAGACAACACTGCTCTCACTCTGTTGAACAACGGACACACAC TTCAGCTGAGTCTCCCCGGCAGCATGCGTGTGGTCAGCGGCTTCGACCGGATCTACCACGCGGCACAGCTCCACTTCCACTGGGGCTCGGTAGAGGAGCCGGGCTCAGAGCACACCATAGACAACGTCCACTTCCCCGCAGag ATCCATGTGGTCCACTACAACTCTAAGTATGCCAACCTCTCAGAAGCAGCCACTAAGGAAGATGGACTGGCTGTCCTTGGAGCGTTCATCGGA ATCGGTCTGCATGAGAATGAGAACTATGAAAAGATCCTGTCGGCCCTCACCGATGTCAGTCTGGAAG agACTAAAACAGAAATCCCAGGGTTTAACGTCCGTCATCTGCTGCCAAACAGTCTGGAGCGATTCTACAGATACACGGGATCCCTGACCACTCCTCCCTGTTTCCAGACGGTCAACTGGACCATGTTCAATGATACCATTACAGTGTCCAGGAAACAG CTGGCCGCCTTGGAGGACACCCTGAAGATGGAGCAGAACCAACTCCTGAGCAAGAACTTCCGGGCCCCTCAGCTCCTGCACGGCCGACGGGTGGTCTCGTCGTTCAGCGCCTCGCCCGAACCGCAGG GCCCCAAAATCATTCCCCTGACGGAAGCCGGTCCCGGCACGAGAGTTAGAGCCTCCACTGGAGCAGGCCTCG CTGGACTCTCCAGAG GTGATATCCTAGCCATAGCGTTTGGAGCGCTCTTTGCCGTCACTCTGCTGGCTTTCTCAACGTATGCCTACCAGCAGCGGAAAAAATACTCGaa
- the ca9 gene encoding carbonic anhydrase 14 isoform X1 translates to MLRNAFLTALFIHGLVVNAASSSSSSEEDDGSSEHENEEHKKAHSHHWGYTDQLSWGSVFNDCNGQSQSPIDINTNTAIYDAQLPSIKLAGYDLTDNTALTLLNNGHTLQLSLPGSMRVVSGFDRIYHAAQLHFHWGSVEEPGSEHTIDNVHFPAEIHVVHYNSKYANLSEAATKEDGLAVLGAFIGIGLHENENYEKILSALTDVSLEETKTEIPGFNVRHLLPNSLERFYRYTGSLTTPPCFQTVNWTMFNDTITVSRKQVSWLLTKRANKKKKRYKNECCDFLFSLLDFLFSLLNPPRSLPQLAALEDTLKMEQNQLLSKNFRAPQLLHGRRVVSSFSASPEPQGPKIIPLTEAGPGTRVRASTGAGLAGLSRGDILAIAFGALFAVTLLAFSTYAYQQRKKYSKFKKDSRQNVIYKPATKEEA, encoded by the exons ATGCTACGGAACGCCTTTCTTACGGCCCTCTTCATCCACGGTCTGGTGGTGAAtgcagcctcttcctcttcatcatcgGAGGAAGATGACGGTAGCAGCGAACACGAGAATGAAGAACACAAAA AAGCACACTCACATCACTGGGGTTACACTG ATCAGCTCTCGTGGGGCTCCGTCTTCAACGACTGCAATGGACAATCCCAGTCTCCCATcgacatcaacaccaacacagcCATCTATGATGCCCAATTGCCCTCTATTAAACTGGCTGGCTATGACCTGACAGACAACACTGCTCTCACTCTGTTGAACAACGGACACACAC TTCAGCTGAGTCTCCCCGGCAGCATGCGTGTGGTCAGCGGCTTCGACCGGATCTACCACGCGGCACAGCTCCACTTCCACTGGGGCTCGGTAGAGGAGCCGGGCTCAGAGCACACCATAGACAACGTCCACTTCCCCGCAGag ATCCATGTGGTCCACTACAACTCTAAGTATGCCAACCTCTCAGAAGCAGCCACTAAGGAAGATGGACTGGCTGTCCTTGGAGCGTTCATCGGA ATCGGTCTGCATGAGAATGAGAACTATGAAAAGATCCTGTCGGCCCTCACCGATGTCAGTCTGGAAG agACTAAAACAGAAATCCCAGGGTTTAACGTCCGTCATCTGCTGCCAAACAGTCTGGAGCGATTCTACAGATACACGGGATCCCTGACCACTCCTCCCTGTTTCCAGACGGTCAACTGGACCATGTTCAATGATACCATTACAGTGTCCAGGAAACAGGTCAGTTGGCTTCTCACAAAaagagcaaacaaaaaaaaaaaacggtatAAAAATGAATGCTGTgacttcctgttctctctccttgaCTTCCTGTTCTCGCTCCTTAATCCTCCCCGCTCCCTCCCCCAGCTGGCCGCCTTGGAGGACACCCTGAAGATGGAGCAGAACCAACTCCTGAGCAAGAACTTCCGGGCCCCTCAGCTCCTGCACGGCCGACGGGTGGTCTCGTCGTTCAGCGCCTCGCCCGAACCGCAGG GCCCCAAAATCATTCCCCTGACGGAAGCCGGTCCCGGCACGAGAGTTAGAGCCTCCACTGGAGCAGGCCTCG CTGGACTCTCCAGAG GTGATATCCTAGCCATAGCGTTTGGAGCGCTCTTTGCCGTCACTCTGCTGGCTTTCTCAACGTATGCCTACCAGCAGCGGAAAAAATACTCGaa